From one Dermacentor variabilis isolate Ectoservices chromosome 3, ASM5094787v1, whole genome shotgun sequence genomic stretch:
- the LOC142573960 gene encoding uncharacterized protein LOC142573960, which yields MDDLIRKRVQNKMRNYWINKHIYHYAILDLRIKTDDTTPPDGVVGKAFEVLEKFRSIQENIRRKVPKMATKRQRKAYVILGSHLRMATNKELFKALEHHVGSFPISAFIVRTHITQREALTLSDGCSTAGPAPYKLKNNFQFMGMVRRHQ from the exons ATGGACGACCTTATACGAAAAAGAGTTCAGAACAAGATGAGGAACTATTGGATAAACAAGCACATCTACCACTACGCCATCCTCGACCTGCGAATCAAGACCGACGACACCACGCCCCCGGACGGCGTTGTGGGCAAAGCCTTCGAAGTGCTTGAG AAGTTTAGAAGTATCCAGGAGAATATCCGCCGGAAGGTGCCGAAAATGGCGACGAAAAGACAGCGTAAGGCATACGTCATCCTGGGTAGCCATCTCCGCATGGCCACGAACAAGGAGTTGTTCAAAGCCCTCGAACACCACGTTGG GTCCTTTCCAATCAGTGCCTTCATAGTTCGCACTCACATCACCCAACGGGAAGCTCTGACGCTCTCCGACGGATGCAGCACCGCCGGCCCTGCGCCTTACAAGTTAAAAAACAATTTTCAATTTATGGGAATGGTAAGAAGGCATCAGTGA